The Pedosphaera parvula Ellin514 genome segment TTTGCTGTCACTCTGGCGATCTTTTACTTCTGGTGCATTCTGCTTTCTGCCGCAAACTCAAATATCCCTGATAATGATCCCATCCAGAAAACCGTCCGCCAACATGTTCGATGGATTGAACGTTGGCCGCGCTCTGTCAAACTGCTGCTCCCATTTGCAATCACCGCATTGCTTTGGCTTGTGTTGCATCCAGTATTCATCAAACTGGCCATTGTCCCCTCGGCGAAATCAACAACTCAACTATTCCAGCAGGCAGTTTTAATCGGCATCGGAAGCTATCTCTCCTTGAAATACCTGCTCGTCGGAATATTCCTTTTTCATCTTTTGAACAGCTACGTTTATCTGGGGAATCATCCTTTTTGGGGGTTTATCAACGCCAGCGCACACAACCTGCTCGCACCATTAAGCTGGATTCCTTTGCGCATGTCCAAGGTCGATTTTGCCCCCTTATTGGGAATCGCGCTCGTGTTTCTCATCAGCGAATTTCTCTCACGCCTCCCCACCATCGAGCGGTGGAATATCCACCGATATCTCCCCTTTTAAGAGTATCCCTGATTATGCAGGCATGGCCAAAGGCAGGCGCACAATCACGGTGGTGCCTACGCCTTGTTCGCTTTGGATTATGAGACTTCCACCGTGCAGTTCGGTTAACCGCTTCGCAATCACAAGCCCCAAACCCAGCCCTTGTTGCTCATGCATCTTGCGCTCAAATTGCATGTAAGCCCCAACTCTGCGGACATGTTCCGTCCCCAACCCCCGACCATGGTCTGCAATCGAAAGCGTCAAATCGAGTTCGGAAGGGAAAAGTGAAATCTGAATCGGCGTCCCGGCTTTGGAAAACTTAAACGCATTATGAATCAACTCATCGGCAATCTTGGTGAGATAATCCTCCGAAATGGCAACCGGTTTGTCGCTTAGATCGAGTTTCAAATCAGCGGAACGCCCGGTCGCTTCGGCCTGCAATGCCGCCCGAGTCTCCACAATTTTGCGGGGAAATGCAGTCTGTTTCTTGCGCAAGGCACTGGCCCTTTGGGGATCGGCGCCGATCAGTTCGATTTGCGAATAAATTAAAAAGTTTTCGATCAGGCGTTCCAACCGCTTGCCGGATTCATGAATAATCTGTCCCATCTCGGCAATCTCGGCCGGTTGCAATGATGCAGCATCAGCCGCCAGAATCTCACCATAGGCCAGAATACCATTCAGCGGCGTCCGCAATTCATGCGGCAGCATCATGCTGATATTATCGCGCAAGTCCGCCAATTTCTTCTCAGCCTCATCGCGCAACGCCTGGGATTTCTTAAGGCGCGCTTCCACCGCTGCATAAAGGGCATCAATGGTGAAAGGCTTGGGCAAATAATCATCGGCACCCAGTTCCATGCCGTGACGCATCCCAGCATTATCCGCCAGACCCGTCATCAGGATAAATGGTATCGCCGCGGTGCTCGCTTCACTCCGTAACGATGATAACGTGCGGTAGCCATCCACCTTCTCCATATTGACGTCGCAAAGGATCAGGTCTGGCAAAATTTTGCGTGCCTTCTCGATTCCCACCGCTCCATTCTCGGCCTCGACAACTTCATAGCCCTTTTGCCGCAACGCGAGCTGGATCATCTCCCGCAACCACTCTTCATCGTCGATAACCAGGATTCTTTTCATCACGTAAAGATCAATTGTTTCTGATTCGCTTCGGCAAAAAATCAAAGCAGCTATCAAGCCCAATCGCTTGGACTTCCCTTTAATCCGACATGCTTGCTCCAATTCCCTATTCCTGCCGCCTTATCCTAGGCTGACCAAAACTGAATTCTCAACGCTTAGCTCTCCGTTCCTAAAATGTCGAGGACTTAACGAATAAATATGTATATCTGAAATGCATGTCTGGATCTGAGACATCATTTTTAATCATGAGACACTTAAAACTTCCACTGCCCCTTCAGCCCTTCTTCAGGAGCTGCTCCACCTGATTGATGACCACCTCCAGCGACAGTCCCTTCAGCCCATGCTGGTCGCGCAAGATCGTAATCTGTTTGCTGCGCGGACTCCAAACAGCCTCCGCAGTATCACCCCACAAAATCACGGATGGCACTCCCACCGCCGCGGCCAAATGTGATATCCCCGAATCATGTCCGACGAATCCACTTGCCGAGGCAAGCCATTGTGCCAATTCCGGCAACGCCACGCTTTGCAACAATTTCAACCGCGTGGCAGGAACCGGCTGGGCCAAACGCGGCAACCGCTCCCGCTCTGCTTCACCACCTACAATCATCAAATTTAAGTGGGTCGATTTCACCAGGTGATGGATTAATTCCACCCATTTCCACTCCGGCCAGTTTTTTCTATCGCTCCCGCTGCCCGGATGCAACGCCAGCCAGCGGCCCGTTGTGGTGCTGGTTTCGAATGCCTTGCTTACCTCCAACCTCGGAACCGTGTCCGCTTCGAAAATCGCCAGGCGTTCCAAAGGTTTTAAGAAAACCTCCGTCGCGTGCAGGCTCTGCGTCTCGTCGGGCCGATGCGGACCGGCAATGAATTGCGCCCCCGAACAACGTCCCACGTTTGTCTCGAAGATTTGGTCCGGATCATACAAATAGGAGATGATGATGTCGAACTGACCGAAGTAACCAATCAACTCTGTGGGAAGGACTCCATCACGCGCAAAAAAACTCGCCAAATCTCTCCCTTCAATCGCTTTCACATTTGCAACTAAATTGCCGTATGTTGCCAGTTGCGCCACATTCGGATATCCCAACACCTCCAAATGCACCGCCGGAAATTGCTGTTTCAACGCCGCCAACACAGGCAACGTCAAAATGAAATCACCAATCGCTCCACCTCGAATCACCAAAATTTTACCTTGGGACCTCGCCACGATTCAGTTCATTTCTCAGGGTTAACACACAACATGATCTAATAATTTTTCGATGCCGGGCGTAATTCCAGGCTTACGCTTTGCAGCCACTTTGGCAATGGCCTCCCTGGCAGATATTCCCAGGGATCTCATAAAGTAAGCTGCCACCAAGATGACTGATCGACTCCTCCCCGCGCGACATTGAACCAGCACCGGCCCGGTCTCCACCACCAACCGTTTCAACTCGTTTACCGCGTCCAGGAACTCGGCCGGTTGATTCTGCAGACCATCCTGCAATTTCCGGATCACAATCCTTTTAACTCCCAACTCCTTGGGCTCGATTCCCGCAGGTGTGCCATCCAGGCTCAAAATGGATTTCACTCCTTCCTTCTTCAAGAGCTCAACATTCTTGGCGTCGAGAGAATTGCCAATTGCAATTTTGTCGGTAATCCAGTCCATGAATCACTCAATCAAATCAAACCACCACTGACCAAATCAGTGCTTGCAATCAAGCACTAGGCTGCCCTGAAAACCGTCAATCCCAGCACCGCCACCAATAATCCAAACGCCAGTCGAATCGCGCTGCCCAATCGAATCCGCTTCTCATTCGCCGTGCCCCAGTTCAGCAAATCACGCAGATGCCAGGGATAAATCGTGAACCAGATACCCGCAATCACCATTACATACGCCCAACTGATGATCAGCAATCGCCACTCTGTATCAGCCCAACGCGCCGTATCGCAGATCACTTTTCCGATCAGCATCAGCACCACCGCCAACCCACGCACTGCCAGATAATCCTTCACGAAAAAGCATGAGGCCACACCAATGGCGCCAAAAAACGCCATCAACATATTCTTGTACGCCGCAAAATCAGAAACTGATTCTTGATTGAAGTAATAAAGAAACCACGCCGTCGCCGTCAGCATCAGCGCATATCCCCAAGGCAGTGAACGCGGAAACTTCCGCACACTCGCCCCAAAAGCCGCCGGCTTCAAAACACCGTATATCTGCGGCAGGGCATAGCCCAAACCCAGCACCACTGCCAATGTCGAAAGTGTTATTTGCATACGTGACTGCTTACCCAATGATTCGAGCGAGGATGCTAATCGATGGAACGATAAAGGCGAGATGTTTCCTCATACCAGTTGCTCACCGCTCCTTAATCCATGTTGATGATCGCCGGGTCGCCATACAACGTGAACGATCCCGCCCGGTTGATCTTCACATCCATCAAATGCCCACGATGCCGCTCCGATCCGTCGAACACCACGATCTTGTTCGTCCGCGTCCGCCCCATCATGCGCGTCGAGTTCTTCTTGCTCTCACCCTCCACCAAAATCTCCACCTGCTCGCCCACATAACGATCATAGCGATGCCCCGCCAACTCATTCACCAGGCTCAACAACCGCGCATTCCGTTCTTCCTTCACTTCCTGCGCCAATTGC includes the following:
- a CDS encoding hybrid sensor histidine kinase/response regulator, which translates into the protein MKRILVIDDEEWLREMIQLALRQKGYEVVEAENGAVGIEKARKILPDLILCDVNMEKVDGYRTLSSLRSEASTAAIPFILMTGLADNAGMRHGMELGADDYLPKPFTIDALYAAVEARLKKSQALRDEAEKKLADLRDNISMMLPHELRTPLNGILAYGEILAADAASLQPAEIAEMGQIIHESGKRLERLIENFLIYSQIELIGADPQRASALRKKQTAFPRKIVETRAALQAEATGRSADLKLDLSDKPVAISEDYLTKIADELIHNAFKFSKAGTPIQISLFPSELDLTLSIADHGRGLGTEHVRRVGAYMQFERKMHEQQGLGLGLVIAKRLTELHGGSLIIQSEQGVGTTVIVRLPLAMPA
- a CDS encoding dual specificity protein phosphatase family protein, whose protein sequence is MDWITDKIAIGNSLDAKNVELLKKEGVKSILSLDGTPAGIEPKELGVKRIVIRKLQDGLQNQPAEFLDAVNELKRLVVETGPVLVQCRAGRSRSVILVAAYFMRSLGISAREAIAKVAAKRKPGITPGIEKLLDHVVC
- a CDS encoding glycosyltransferase family 9 protein, whose protein sequence is MARSQGKILVIRGGAIGDFILTLPVLAALKQQFPAVHLEVLGYPNVAQLATYGNLVANVKAIEGRDLASFFARDGVLPTELIGYFGQFDIIISYLYDPDQIFETNVGRCSGAQFIAGPHRPDETQSLHATEVFLKPLERLAIFEADTVPRLEVSKAFETSTTTGRWLALHPGSGSDRKNWPEWKWVELIHHLVKSTHLNLMIVGGEAERERLPRLAQPVPATRLKLLQSVALPELAQWLASASGFVGHDSGISHLAAAVGVPSVILWGDTAEAVWSPRSKQITILRDQHGLKGLSLEVVINQVEQLLKKG
- a CDS encoding TRAM domain-containing protein, encoding QLAQEVKEERNARLLSLVNELAGHRYDRYVGEQVEILVEGESKKNSTRMMGRTRTNKIVVFDGSERHRGHLMDVKINRAGSFTLYGDPAIINMD